Proteins encoded in a region of the Fusarium keratoplasticum isolate Fu6.1 chromosome 13, whole genome shotgun sequence genome:
- a CDS encoding putative ABC1 transport protein produces the protein MPSDDNGSNGEKPTATPKPGISSRDSITTLAANTGHTSDAFDKGEEEIHDDMAQLARRLTSRSQGAGAPASLFPLPSNGPLDPNSGQFNAKKWAKAFYKARKESLEGSPPKTTGVAFQNLNVYGFGTDTDFQKTVGNIFLDAITWTKRAFNQKQERVDILHNIEGVVHSGEMLCVLGPPGSGCSTFLKTVAGDTHGFHIEKSSTLNYQGIHPDQIRGAFRGEAIYTAEVDHHFPQLTVGDTLYFAAAARCPRNIPAGVSRKEYIEHLRDVTMAIFGISHTKNTRVGNDYVRGVSGGERKRVTIAEASLSYSPLQCWDNSTRGLDSANAVEFCRTLRTQADVMGCTSCVAIYQAPQDAYDLFEKVLVLYKGRQIFFGKTSRAQQYFEELGFLCPDQQTTADFLTSMTSPQERIVRPGWENKTPRTPEEFAQAWKDSRDRALLMEEIEDYVERHPFHGEHYDKFLESRRMDQSSAQRTKSPFTLSYLQQMTLTLWRSVVMLKTDPSLTITMLVTNFLQAIIVSSIFYNLSETTAAFQNRSVLLFFIILMNAFSSILEIISLYAKRKIIEKHARYALYHPSAEALSSMIVDLPYKLVNSVLTNITMYFMGNLRREPGAFFFFFLIIFSTTMTMSMLFRLIASVTKSIAQAMAPSAIILLGLVLYTGFTIPVQYMRSWIKWCRWANPIFYGLESIMINEFAGRDFPCATFVPSGSGYDDVWPSSRACSAQGSMPGQDFVSGTAYLSVAYGYETSHRWRNWGVMIAFAVLYLALHLVATEYVASERSKGEVLVYLRKALKHLKTPSDIESGPAIAMNHPTYDGNASGAEVEKQTAVFHWGKVCYDIKIKGEPRRILDEVDGWVKPGTLTALMGSSGAGKTTLLDVLASRVTMGVVTGDMLVNGKPRDESFQRKTGYVQQQDLHLPTSTVREALTFSALLRQPSQYSRQEKIAYVDTVIGLLSMEDYADAVIGVPGEGLNVEQRKRLTIGVELAARPQLLLFFDEPTSGLDSQTSWSICNLMEKLTQNGQAILCTIHQPSAMLFQRFDRLLLLSKGKTIYFGDIGRGSRTLVDYFTRNGAQSLPAGSNPAEYMLEVIGAAPGATTDIDWPAVWRESPEYQQVQQELSRLATSTASTPVNEDPSIYKEFAASPTEQYRQVVQRVFEQYWRSPGYIYAKVLLSLGSSLFTGLSFLNGDNTQRGLTNQMFGIFMFLSLFPNLVNQIMPVVANQRIMYEARERPSKTYSWKAFMAASILVELFWNSIMSLFAYICFYYPIGLYKNAEWTDAVHSRGITMFLHLWIFFVYTSTFAHMLIAGLPTADVAGGAGNLLLIMMFTFCGVLAGPDALPGFWIFMYRVNPFTYIIESFMGTSLGNAPMYCAPNEFIRFTAPNGSTCTEYASDYINQVGGYLANPNATNCEYCTMSETNQFLASVSISYGHRWRDFGLMWIFCIFNLGAAFLFYWLARVPKNKKVKKE, from the exons ATGCCCTCTGACGACAACGGCTCCAATGGCGAGAAGCCAACTGCAACACCCAAACCGGGAATCTCTTCCCGAGACTCGATCACTACGTTGGCTGCCAACACTGGCCACACGAGCGATGCCTTTGATAAAGGTGAAGAGGAGATCCATGATGATATGGCGCAACTTGCCAGGAGATTGACAAGTCGGTCTCAGGGCGCGGGTGCACCAGCGTCACTGTTCCCTCTCCCAAGCAACGGACCCTTGGACCCGAACAGTGGTCAGTTCAACGCGAAGAAATGGGCCAAGGCTTTTTACAAGGCTAGGAAGGAGTCTCTCGAGGGGAGCCCACCTAAAACAACTGGTGTCGCTTTCCAGAACCTCAACGTTTACGGCTTCGGCACAGACACCGACTTCCAGAAGACTGTGGGAAACATCTTCTTGGATGCAATCACCTGGACAAAGAGGGCGTTCAACCAGAAACAAGAGCGTGTGGACATCTTGCACAATATCGAAGGTGTTGTGCATAGTGGCGAGATGCTCTGCGTGCTTGGCCCCCCAGGTTCCGGGTGCTCAACCTTCCTCAAAACAGTTGCTGGCGATACCCACGGCTTTCATATTGAAAAGTCATCTACCCTCAATTACCAAGGAATCCACCCAGACCAGATCAGAGGTGCATTCAGGGGAGAGGCTATTTATACTGCCGAGGTTGATCATCACTTTCCGCAACTAACAGTCGGCGATACATTGTATTTCGCCGCGGCCGCCCGATGCCCCAGAAACATCCCTGCTGGAGTCAGTAGAAAGGAATATATCGAACATCTCCGTGATGTGACCATGGCGATTTTTGGCATTTCACATACGAAGAACACCCGCGTGGGTAACGATTATGTCCGAGGCGTCAGTGGTGGCGAGAGAAAGCGTGTTACCATTGCTGAGGCTTCCCTAAGTTACTCCCCCTTACAATGTTGGGATAACAGTACTCGAGGCCTCGATAGCGCCAATGCAGTCGAGTTTTGTCGTACCTTGCGTACTCAGGCCGATGTCATGGGTTGCACTTCTTGTGTCGCGATCTATCAAGCACCCCAGGACGCGTATGAC CTTTTCGAAAAGGTCCTTGTTTTGTACAAGGGACGACAAATCTTCTTTGGCAAGACCTCTCGGGCTCAGCAATACTTTGAAGAACTTGGCTTCCTTTGCCCAGATCAGCAGACAACGGCCGATTTCCTGACTTCGATGACAAGTCCTCAGGAACGCATTGTTCGCCCAGGATGGGAGAACAAGACGCCTCGAACTCCTGAGGAATTTGCCCAAGCATGGAAGGATAGTCGTGACCGAGCGCTGCTAATGGAGGAAATCGAAGATTATGTTGAAAGACATCCCTTCCATGGCGAACACTACGACAAGTTTCTCGAATCTCGGCGCATGGACCAGTCGTCAGCCCAGCGCACCAAGTCTCCATTTACGCTCTCGTATCTCCAGCAGATGACCCTGACTCTATGGCGTAGTGTGGTTATGCTCAAGACAGACCCCAGCTTAACCATCACTATGCTAGTGACCAACTtcctccaggccatcattgTCAGCAGCATTTTCTACAACCTCTCAGAGACGACAGCGGCTTTTCAGAACCGATCTGTTCTCCTGTTCTTTATTATCCTTATGAACGCCTTCAGCAGCATCTTGGAAATCATCTCTTTATATGCGAAACGGAAGATCATCGAAAAGCATGCCAGATATGCCCTCTATCACCCAAGTGCTGAGGCGCTCTCTTCGATGATAGTCGACCTACCGTACAAGCTGGTAAACAGTGTCTTGACGAACATCACAATGTACTTCATGGGCAACCTACGCCGGGAACCAGGCgcattcttctttttcttcctcatcattTTCTCAACTACCATGACAATGTCAATGCTTTTTCGCCTCATTGCATCTGTCACGAAATCGATCGCTCAAGCCATGGCGCCGTCCGCGATCATTTTGCTTGGGTTGGTATTGTATACGGGCTTCACGATTCCTGTGCAGTACATGCGCAGCTGGATCAAATGGTGCCGCTGGGCCAATCCCATCTTCTACGGTCTCGAATCTATTATGATCAATGAGTTTGCTGGCAGGGACTTCCCATGCGCCACTTTCGTCCCTTCGGGTAGCGGATACGATGATGTATGGCCTAGCAGCAGAGCATGCTCAGCGCAAGGGTCGATGCCTGGACAGGATTTTGTGAGCGGCACCGCGTATCTGAGTGTTGCGTACGGTTACGAAACATCGCATCGGTGGCGTAACTGGGGTGTCATGATTGCGTTCGCAGTGCTCTATCTCGCTTTGCACCTTGTAGCAACTGAGTACGTCGCCTCAGAGCGCTCCAAAGGTGAGGTACTGGTGTATCTTCGCAAGGCACTGAAGCACCTCAAGACACCGAGCGATATCGAAAGCGGCCCTGCTATTGCAATGAACCACCCGACTTACGACGGTAATGCTTCAGGAGCCGAGGTGGAGAAACAAACTGCCGTATTCCATTGGGGAAAGGTTTGCTACGACATCAAGATCAAAGGGGAGCCTCGGCGGATTCTTGACGAAGTCGATGGTTGGGTCAAGCCAGGTACTCTAACAGCACTCATG GGCTCCTCTGGCGCGGGTAAAACTACCTTGCTTGACGTTCTTGCAAGCCGTGTGACTATGGGTGTCGTTACAGGCGATATGCTTGTTAATGGAAAACCTCGAGATGAGTCCTTCCAGCGAAAAACCGGTTACGTCCAACAACAggatcttcatcttcctaCCTCCACCGTTCGCGAAGCCCTGACATTCAGTGCCCTTCTGCGGCAGCCATCGCAGTACAGTCGACAGGAAAAGATTGCTTATGTGGACACTGTTATCGGCTTGCTGAGCATGGAGGACTATGCTGATGCTGTTATTGGTGTTCCCGGAGAAGGTCTCAATGTTGAACAGCGTAAGCGTCTAACTATCGGCGTGGAACTTGCTGCGCGTCCTCAACTCCTCTTATTTTTCGATGAGCCGACGTCGGGATTGGATAGTCAGACGTCTTGGTCGATTTGCAACCTGATGGAAAAGCTAACTCAGAACGGCCAAGCTATCCTCTGCACCATCCATCAGCCTTCTGCTATGTTGTTTCAAAGGTTCGACCGGCTTCTGCTGCTCTCAAAGGGAAAGACCATTTACTTCGGCGACATCGGTAGAGGTTCTCGCACTTTGGTCGATTACTTTACTCGCAACGGAGCCCAAAGTCTTCCTGCCGGATCAAACCCAGCCGAGTATATGCTTGAGGTCATAGGTGCGGCCCCAGGCGCGACAACTGATATCGATTGGCCAGCGGTTTGGCGGGAAAGCCCGGAGTACCAGCAGGTTCAACAGGAGCTCAGCCGACTTGCTACTTCGACTGCTTCCACCCCTGTAAACGAAGACCCTTCCATTTACAAGGAATTCGCTGCTTCCCCTACTGAGCAGTATCGTCAAGTCGTCCAACGAGTTTTCGAACAGTATTGGCGAAGTCCTGGATATATCTACGCTAAAGTCTTGCTTTCTCTCGGCTCG TCTCTGTTTACTGGCCTATCGTTCTTGAACGGTGACAATACCCAACGTGGACTGACAAACCAGATGTTTGGCATCTTCATGTTCCTGAGTCTGTTTCCCAACCTGGTCAACCAGATCATGCCTGTCGTCGCCAACCAGCGAATCATGTATGAAGCCAGAGAGCGTCCCTCTAAGACGTACTCTTGGAAGGCATTCATGGCTGCGAGCATTCTGGTTGAGTTGTTCTGGAATTCT ATTATGTCACTTTTTGCCTATATCTGTTTTTACTACCCCATCGGATTATACAAAAATGCTGAATGGACCGATGCTGTCCACTCGCGGGGCATTACTATGTTCCTGCATCTTTGGATTTTCTTTGTGTATACTAGCACGTTTGCGCACATGTTGATCGCCGGTCTCCCAACCGCTGATGTTGCCGGAGGTGCTGGTAATCTTCTTCTGATTATGATGTTCACTTTTTGCGG TGTTTTGGCTGGACCTGATGCTCTTCCGggcttctggatcttcatGTACCGTGTCAACCCCTTCACATACATAATTGAGAGTTTCATGGGCACTTCTCTCGGCAATGCTCCCATGTACTGCGCTCCCAACGAGTTTATTCGCTTCACTGCTCCAAACGGGTCAACCTGCACGGAATACGCTTCTGACTACATCAACCAAGTTGGAGGCTACCTCGCCAATCCCAACGCTACCAATTGCGAATACTGCACCATGTCTGAGACCAATCAGTTCTTAGCTTCTGTTAGCATCAGCTATGGCCACAGATGGAGAGACTTTGGGCTGATGTGGATCTTTTgcatcttcaacctcggcgcggccttcttgttctACTGGCTTGCAAGAGTTCCCAAAAATaagaaggtgaagaaggagtaG